TACGGCACGACCGCCGAGGCCCGTGCCCTCGGCGACCGGGTCCGGCGCGTCCACCGCACCGTGCGGGGCAGCGACCCCGAGACGGGCGAGCCGTACGCGGCGGGCGACGACGCGCTGCTGCTGTGGGTGCACTGCTGCCTCGTCGACAGCGTCGTCGCGCTGGGCCGCCGCGCCGGCGTGCTCGACGCCGCGGACGCCGACCGCTACGTCGCGGAGCAGGTCGCCGCCGCCCGCCTCGTCGGCGTCTCCCGCGGCCTCGCCCCGACGTCGACGGCCGACCTGGCCGACGTCCTGGCGGGCTACCGGCCCTCGCTGCGGGTCACGCCCGCCGCCCGGGACGCCGTGGCCCGCGTCGTCGTGCCGCCGCTGCCCCCGGTGGTGGCGCTGGCGACGCCGGCGCGCCCCCTGTGGGCGACGCTCGGGGCCACGGCCGTGGCGACGCTGCCCCGCTGGGCCCTGCGGATGTACGGCCTCCGGCGCCCCCCGCTGGCGTCTCCCGCCGCGACGACGGCGCTCCAGGTGCTCCGGGGCGGCGTGGCGGGCGTCGCGCTGCTCGTGCCGGCGCTGCGCGAGCCGCCCGAGCTGCGCGCGGCCCGCGAGCGCCTGGCCGGCTGACCCCGCCCCTCCCCCGGGACGGGCGCGGCCGGTCCCGTCAGGGCCGGACGACGTCGAGCAGGCCCTGCGCCTCGACGGCCTCGAGCACGCCGGGGTCGGTGGTGTGCTCGCCGAGCCGGTTGACCTTGCCGGTCCCGTGGTAGTCGCTGGAGCCCGTGACGAGGAGGCCCAGGGCACCGGCGAGGTCGACGAGCGCCGCCGTCGCCTCCGGCGTGTGGTCGCGGTGGTGGGCCTCGAGGCCCGCGAGGCCCGCGGCCGCGAGCTCCTCGACGACGTCGTCGCCGACGACCCGCCCGCGCAGGACCGCGCGGGGGTGCGCGAAGACGGGCACCCCGCCGGCGGCCCGCACGAGGCGCACGGCCTCGACGGCGTCCGGC
The genomic region above belongs to Pseudokineococcus lusitanus and contains:
- a CDS encoding oxygenase MpaB family protein; amino-acid sequence: MSAPSGGAGDPGLYGPSSVTWRLHADPLLAVAGLRALVLQALHPLAMAGVDQHSRFRADPWGRLTTTAAFVTATTYGTTAEARALGDRVRRVHRTVRGSDPETGEPYAAGDDALLLWVHCCLVDSVVALGRRAGVLDAADADRYVAEQVAAARLVGVSRGLAPTSTADLADVLAGYRPSLRVTPAARDAVARVVVPPLPPVVALATPARPLWATLGATAVATLPRWALRMYGLRRPPLASPAATTALQVLRGGVAGVALLVPALREPPELRAARERLAG